A stretch of the Solanum dulcamara chromosome 6, daSolDulc1.2, whole genome shotgun sequence genome encodes the following:
- the LOC129891512 gene encoding uncharacterized protein LOC129891512, with protein MARQSGNCLRCCLVIFAVVSALCVSGPAIYWKFKKLKVKAAQSCMPCKCDCSPPLSLLEVAPGLANLTITDCGKDDPDLKEEMEKQFVDLLSEELKLQEAVDKEHVHHMNITFVEARRLATEYQKEAEKCIATTETCEVGRERAVVLYAKEMKLTSLWERRARQAGWKD; from the exons ATGGCAAGGCAATCTGGGAATTGTTTAAGATGTTGTTTAGTAATTTTTGCTGTAGTTTCTGCTCTTTGTGTATCTGGGCCTGCTATTTATTGGAAGTTCAAGAAACTAAAAGTAAAAGCTGCACAATCTTGTATGCCTTGTAAATGTGATTGTTCTCCTCCTCTTTCCTTGCTTGAAGTTGCTCCTG GCTTGGCGAATCTTACAATTACAG ACTGCGGAAAAGATGATCCAGATCTTAAGGAGGAGATGGAGAAACAGTTCGTGGATTTACTATCGGAAGAGCTAAAACTACAGGAGGCTGTCGACAAGGAGCACGTCCATCATATGAACATCACCTTTGTGGAGGCGAGAAGGTTAGCTACCGAATACCAAAAGGAGGCTGAGAAATGCATTGCTACAACAGAAACATGTGAAGTCGGGAGAGAAAGAGCTGTCGTGTTGTATGCCAAGGAAATGAAGTTGACTTCCCTTTGGGAACGCAGAGCGCGCCAAGCTGGTTGGAAAGACTAA
- the LOC129891507 gene encoding pentatricopeptide repeat-containing protein At1g09410, mitochondrial-like — protein MYKPRSLIKISLLSRQFLSRTYSKPKKQIPLQMQSKPHLEKQSIFSCNKMIMSLSRQGKVEEARQLFDEMPQRDVVSYASMITVYLKHKELPKAERLFYSMPERNVVSDSAMVHAYAKAGRIDEGRRIFDLMPDRNVYAWTSLISGYFQNRRVDEAQKLLQQMPEKNVVTWTTAMVGYAQNGLITEARRIFDQIPEKNVIVWTAMIRAFVENHQIDQALELFDKMPERNLYSWNVMIQGCLNDNRVTRALELFNAMPCRNAVSWTTIVTGLARNGMIEMAREYFDQMPNRDPAAWNAMITAYVDEGLVAKANELFDSMPNKDLVSWNVMIDGYAKIGLEGEALKRFILMLQSGLRPNQTTLTSVVTSCGGILELMQAHVLVLLLGFDQDTSLNNALVTMYSRCGDINSSLITFDNLKVKDVVSWTAIILAYANHGLGNQALQAFSQMLRSGNKPDEITFVGLLSACSHAGLVKKGQKFFESMRHAYDLKPRAEHYCCLVDILGRGKLVDEAIRVVHQMPPEERDGAVLGALLGACKLYGDVGAANQICDEILELEPGNSGAYVLMANTYAASGRWGDFAQVRKKMKERKVKKVPGFSEIEVNGKNHIFFVGDKSHPEKEEIYTLIKENLLPLMQEDDLEEYRKPGIEEFHLNHSLM, from the coding sequence atgtatAAACCTAGAAGTTTGATCAAAATAAGCCTTCTAAGCCGTCAGTTCCTTTCAAGAACATATTCAAAACCCAAGAAACAGATTCCATTGCAAATGCAATCAAAACCCCACTTAGAAAAACAGTCCATTTTTAGCTGCAATAAAATGATTATGAGCTTAAGCCGTCAAGGCAAAGTTGAAGAAGCACGGCAGCTGTTCGACGAAATGCCTCAGAGAGATGTTGTTTCTTATGCTTCAATGATTACTGTTTATCTTAAACATAAAGAACTTCCTAAAGCAGAGAGGTTGTTTTATTCCATGCCTGAGAGGAATGTAGTGTCTGATTCTGCTATGGTTCATGCTTACGCGAAAGCTGGGAGGATCGATGAGGGTCGGAGAATCTTTGATTTGATGCCGGATAGGAATGTTTACGCTTGGACCAGTTTGATTTCTGGGTATTTTCAGAACCGTAGAGTGGACGAGGCTCAAAAGTTGCTTCAACAAATGCCTGAGAAAAATGTAGTTACGTGGACTACAGCGATGGTGGGATATGCTCAAAATGGTTTGATTACTGAGGCACGACGTATTTTCGATCAGATTCCTGAGAAAAATGTCATTGTTTGGACGGCTATGATCAGGGCTTTCGTTGAAAATCATCAGATCGATCAAGCTCTTGAGCTCTTTGATAAGATGCCTGAACGTAATTTGTATTCTTGGAATGTTATGATTCAAGGCTGTTTAAATGATAACAGGGTTACCAGAGCTTTGGAACTGTTTAATGCAATGCCATGTAGAAATGCGGTTTCTTGGACAACTATTGTTACTGGTCTTGCACGGAATGGGATGATAGAAATGGCAAGAGAGTACTTTGATCAGATGCCAAACAGGGATCCTGCTGCATGGAATGCTATGATAACAGCATATGTTGACGAAGGTCTAGTGGCTAAGGCCAACGAACTCTTTGATTCGATGCCTAATAAAGATCTTGTAAGTTGGAATGTAATGATTGATGGGTATGCAAAAATTGGCCTCGAGGGTGAAGCCTTAAAGCGTTTTATTCTCATGCTTCAATCGGGCTTAAGGCCGAATCAGACTACTCTTACCAGTGTAGTGACCTCATGTGGGGGCATCCTAGAGTTAATGCAAGCTCATGTTCTTGTTTTACTTCTAGGTTTTGACCAAGACACTTCACTTAATAATGCTCTTGTCACAATGTACTCCAGATGTGGAGATATAAACTCATCGTTGATCACTTTTGACAATCTCAAAGTAAAGGATGTTGTTTCGTGGACAGCAATAATACTGGCATATGCTAACCATGGTCTTGGCAATCAAGCATTGCAAGCCTTCTCGCAGATGTTAAGGTCCGGTAACAAGCCAGACGAAATCACTTTTGTGGGACTCTTGTCAGCTTGTAGTCATGCTGGTCTAGTTAAGAAAGGTCAAAAGTTCTTCGAGTCAATGAGGCATGCCTATGATTTAAAACCGAGGGCGGAACATTATTGTTGCCTTGTTGACATTTTAGGTCGTGGTAAGTTAGTTGATGAAGCTATAAGGGTGGTGCATCAGATGCCTCCAGAGGAACGTGATGGTGCTGTTCTAGGGGCTTTACTTGGCGCTTGTAAGTTGTATGGAGATGTTGGAGCAGCAAACCAGATCTGCGACGAAATATTAGAGCTTGAACCAGGTAACTCAGGGGCTTATGTACTAATGGCAAACACTTATGCGGCTTCTGGGAGATGGGGTGATTTTGCGCAAGTAAGGAAGAAAATGAAGGAGAGGAAAGTGAAAAAAGTACCCGGTTTTAGTGAAATAGAAGTCAATGGGAAAAATCACATATTTTTTGTGGGAGACAAGTCTCACCCTGAGAAAGAGGAGATTTACACACTtattaaagaaaatttattGCCTCTAATgcaagaagatgatttagaggaATATCGAAAGCCAGGTATTGAAGAATTTCATTTGAACCATTCGCTAATGTAA